The following proteins are co-located in the Desulfurococcus amylolyticus Z-533 genome:
- a CDS encoding PhoU domain-containing protein, whose translation MNPDLLRLRNQVAKLYLEALEVIRDLMKLLDSDKDSREVLEKELNEKIEVISISRIELINNILVFIARNQPLGLELVEASNLLYLVYDIYRFGRYAREIFLTDKKGVRLSTPELRDLVEPGLKIAVEAVEKSYKAYFENCTWCIEEVRRLGVESDKLYIKQLEKISANKVINNVDAIALLVLRHIERIVDHAERVSTLSTNI comes from the coding sequence GTGAATCCGGATCTACTTAGGTTGAGGAACCAGGTGGCAAAACTATATCTCGAAGCACTAGAAGTAATCAGGGACTTAATGAAGCTACTTGACTCAGATAAGGATAGTAGAGAAGTATTAGAGAAGGAGCTGAATGAAAAGATTGAAGTGATATCTATCTCGCGTATCGAGTTAATAAATAACATACTAGTCTTCATAGCTAGAAACCAGCCGCTAGGCTTAGAACTCGTTGAGGCAAGTAATCTACTATACCTGGTCTACGATATATACCGGTTCGGTAGATATGCTAGAGAGATATTCCTAACCGATAAGAAAGGCGTTAGACTATCAACACCGGAGTTAAGGGATCTAGTAGAGCCAGGGCTGAAAATAGCTGTTGAAGCAGTAGAGAAGTCTTACAAAGCATACTTTGAGAACTGTACTTGGTGTATTGAAGAGGTGAGGAGGCTCGGCGTGGAATCAGATAAACTATATATTAAGCAGTTAGAGAAGATATCAGCCAATAAAGTAATCAACAACGTTGATGCGATAGCATTACTTGTTTTAAGACATATAGAGAGAATAGTGGATCACGCTGAAAGAGTCTCAACACTTTCAACGAATATATAG
- a CDS encoding phosphate ABC transporter ATP-binding protein translates to MSHIVETRDLTIRLGGKTILNKVNISIRCNTISVIMGPSGSGKSTLLRVFNRLIELNPEAEVSGEITIMGKDIYEWNPYELRRHVVLVQQEPTPFPNLSIFENIALPARLNKVARSREELEKLVRWSLEKVMLWDEVKDRLWKPPTSLSGGQKQRLCIARALALRPHILLLDEPTANIDPVNTLKIEESLKELKNDITMILVTHMPHQAARIGDYVYVLYNGGIVEEGPVNDVFIHPRHEVTIKLLERVF, encoded by the coding sequence GTGTCCCATATAGTGGAGACAAGGGATCTAACTATTAGGCTCGGTGGTAAAACAATATTGAATAAAGTGAATATATCCATTAGATGTAACACAATATCAGTGATCATGGGGCCCAGCGGCTCAGGCAAGTCAACCCTGCTAAGGGTGTTTAACAGGTTAATAGAACTGAATCCAGAAGCAGAGGTATCCGGTGAAATAACCATCATGGGCAAGGATATCTACGAGTGGAATCCATATGAGCTGAGGAGGCATGTAGTACTAGTACAACAAGAGCCAACCCCCTTTCCGAATTTAAGCATATTCGAGAATATAGCGCTACCAGCCAGGCTGAATAAGGTTGCCAGGAGCAGGGAGGAACTTGAAAAACTAGTCAGATGGTCCCTTGAAAAAGTAATGCTATGGGATGAGGTTAAAGACAGGCTCTGGAAACCACCAACTAGTTTAAGTGGTGGACAGAAGCAGAGACTATGTATAGCCAGGGCTCTTGCCCTACGCCCCCACATACTCTTACTGGATGAGCCTACAGCAAACATAGATCCAGTCAATACCTTAAAAATCGAGGAAAGCTTAAAGGAGTTGAAAAACGATATAACAATGATCCTAGTGACCCACATGCCCCATCAAGCAGCGAGAATAGGGGACTATGTATATGTGTTATATAATGGAGGAATAGTTGAAGAAGGACCTGTAAACGACGTATTCATACATCCAAGACACGAGGTAACTATCAAACTACTCGAGAGGGTGTTCTAA